In Amphiura filiformis chromosome 1, Afil_fr2py, whole genome shotgun sequence, the following are encoded in one genomic region:
- the LOC140166257 gene encoding uncharacterized protein: MDPRSKLIWPVIVLSLVTFLSLASYVQARKTKQDPHYPACFEKTGGRRIPHAHECNFECPTHLNRVCGTDGVPYHNECFLCRKACLKPKLHKKCDGSCPCRKHHHHMKHKKTEKQKKPVAPPTSQDDVKSSPEQDINKESSANADETTKRTEAGAEKKYTKRNIKKVPVKRHKQRPLREQKPVQKKKYTKRNIKKVPVKRHKQRPLREQKLVQKKKYTKRNIKKVPVKGHKQRPLREQKLVQKKKYTKRNIKKVPVKRHKQRPLREQKLMQKKK; encoded by the exons ATGGATCCAAGAAGTAAACTCATATGGCCAGTCATTGTTTTATCACTAGTCACATTTTTGTCACTGGCTTCCTACGTGCAAGCAAGAAAGACCAAACAAGACCCGCATTATCCTGCGTGTTTTGAGAAAACTGGTGGTAGAC GTATCCCTCACGCTCATGAGTGTAATTTTGAATGTCCTACGCATCTAAATAGAGTATGCGGCACTGATGGAGTACCATACCACAATGAATGCTTCCTTTGTAGAAAGGCTTGTTTAAAACCTAAACTACATAAAAAATGTGACGGTTCATGTCCATGTAGGAAGCATCATCATCACATGAAAcataagaaaactgaaaaacagaaGAAGCCGGTGGCCCCACCAACAAGTCAGGACGATGTGAAATCATCACCAGAACAAGATATCAATAAAGAGTCATCAGCAAATGCCGATGAGACCACTAAGAGAACAGAAGCTGGTGCAGAAAAGAAGTACACAAAAAGAAACATAAAAAAGGTACCGGTAAAAAGGCACAAACAAAGACCACTAAGAGAACAGAAGCCGGTGCAGAAAAAGAAGTACACAAAAAGAAACATAAAAAAGGTACCGGTAAAAAGGCACAAGCAAAGACCACTAAGAGAACAGAAGCTGGTGCAGAAAAAGAAGTACACAAAAAGAAACATAAAAAAGGTACCGGTAAAAGGGCACAAGCAAAGACCACTAAGAGAACAGAAGCTGGTGCAGAAAAAGAAGTACACAAAAAGAAACATAAAAAAGGTACCGGTAAAAAGGCACAAGCAAAGACCACTAAGAGAACAGAAGCTGATGCAGAAAAAGAagtaa
- the LOC140166264 gene encoding uncharacterized protein yields MQLRPDSIQIWTVHCLFIISLFNLCSSTAESMPVMEFFPQCVDDVEIQADLIYGRSGLTTCSISCPHDNEPVCGSDGNEYINACYLCRAACLHKRQNSKIVLLKECDGRCPCDGTPNYELDEELYDNGEDEFIHDEDEQEQFDDDEEEKEEEEEDEEEDEDEDEDEDHDEL; encoded by the exons ATGCAACTTCGACCGGACTCAATACAGATCTGGACAGTACATTGTTTGTTCATTATCTCATTATTCAACTTATGTAGCAGTACCGCAGAATCCATGCCTGTTATGGAATTCTTCCCACAATGCGTAGACGATGTAGAAATTCAAGCTGACT TAATTTATGGTCGTTCAGGATTAACCACTTGCTCGATTTCATGTCCACATGACAACGAACCTGTGTGTGGAAGCGACGGTAATGAATATATAAACGCTTGTTATCTTTGTCGTGCTGCGTGTCTACATAAACGCCAAAACAGTAAAATTGTTTTGTTAAAAGA ATGTGATGGTAGATGTCCATGCGACGGTACGCCTAATTATGAATTAGATGAAGAACTTTACGACAACGGTGAAGATGAATTTATTCATGATGAAGATGAACAGGAACAATTTGATGATGacgaggaggagaaggaggaagaggaggaggatgaggaggaggatgAGGACGAGGACGAAGATGAAGATCATGATGAACTATga